The following proteins are co-located in the Acidimicrobiales bacterium genome:
- a CDS encoding PhoD-like phosphatase N-terminal domain-containing protein: MGELWGSERAPRIDRRTFMAGMVATAVAAAACSSNDDDSGDGGNDRDADVAERRDLPPVPDGLAAEVFALGVASGDPLPDSVILWTRLVADGTVPDGAIGTTDPVPVAWQVATDEDFEDVVIEGSVAADEALGHSVHIEVGGLDPDTWYWYRFTVDDRTSPVGRARTAPRPADVPDVVRFAFASCQNRQDGFWTAHAYLAEEDVDLVFFLGDYIYEGPPEA, encoded by the coding sequence GTGGGGGAGCTCTGGGGTAGTGAGCGGGCGCCGCGCATCGACCGGCGCACCTTCATGGCCGGCATGGTGGCAACCGCTGTCGCCGCGGCCGCCTGCAGCAGCAACGACGACGACAGCGGCGACGGCGGCAACGACCGCGACGCCGACGTCGCCGAGCGGCGCGACCTGCCTCCCGTCCCCGACGGCCTGGCCGCCGAGGTCTTCGCCCTGGGGGTCGCCTCGGGCGACCCGCTGCCCGACTCGGTGATCCTGTGGACTCGCCTCGTGGCCGACGGGACGGTCCCCGATGGGGCCATCGGCACCACCGACCCGGTCCCGGTCGCCTGGCAGGTCGCCACCGACGAGGACTTCGAGGACGTCGTGATCGAGGGCAGCGTGGCGGCCGACGAGGCGCTGGGCCACTCCGTGCACATCGAGGTCGGCGGTCTCGACCCCGACACCTGGTACTGGTACCGCTTCACCGTCGACGACCGCACCAGCCCGGTCGGCCGGGCCCGCACGGCACCCCGCCCCGCCGACGTCCCCGACGTCGTCCGCTTCGCCTTCGCCTCCTGCCAGAACCGCCAGGACGGCTTCTGGACCGCCCACGCCTACCTGGCCGAGGAGGACGTCGACCTGGTCTTCTTCCTCGGCGACTACATCTACGAGGGACCGCCCGAGGC
- the tsaD gene encoding tRNA (adenosine(37)-N6)-threonylcarbamoyltransferase complex transferase subunit TsaD, with protein sequence MADRILGIETSCDETAAAVVDGARLVRSSVVASQIDRHARFGGVVPEIASRAHVELLTPVVAQALVEAGLSDDEVDAVAATTGPGLVGALLVGLSAAKAFALVWDVPFVAVNHLEGHLYAAFLEEPDLELPVVVLLVSGGHTLLVHMKEHGHYELLGTTIDDAAGEAFDKVARYLGLGYPGGPVIDRLATSGDPEAVRFPRAMLDRDYDFSFSGLKTAVVNHVRTHPDDAVEDVAASFQEAVVDVLVTKAMRAARDVGAKGICLGGGVAANRQLRQRLVAACAADGLRPFVPSLAMCTDNAAMIAAAGWWRLQSDGPSPLDTGATPNLRLV encoded by the coding sequence ATGGCTGACCGGATCCTGGGCATCGAGACGTCGTGCGACGAGACCGCGGCGGCAGTGGTCGACGGGGCGCGCCTCGTGCGCTCGTCGGTGGTGGCCAGCCAGATCGACCGCCACGCCCGCTTCGGTGGCGTCGTGCCCGAGATCGCCAGCCGTGCCCACGTCGAGCTGCTCACCCCGGTGGTGGCGCAGGCGCTGGTCGAGGCCGGCCTGTCGGACGACGAGGTCGACGCGGTCGCCGCCACCACCGGCCCCGGGCTGGTCGGCGCCCTGCTGGTGGGCCTGAGCGCCGCCAAGGCGTTCGCCCTCGTCTGGGACGTGCCGTTCGTCGCCGTCAACCACCTCGAGGGCCACCTCTACGCGGCGTTCCTGGAGGAGCCCGACCTCGAGCTCCCGGTCGTCGTCCTGCTGGTCTCCGGCGGCCACACCCTGCTCGTGCACATGAAGGAGCACGGCCACTACGAGCTGCTGGGCACCACCATCGACGACGCCGCCGGCGAGGCGTTCGACAAGGTGGCCCGCTACCTGGGCCTGGGCTACCCGGGCGGTCCCGTGATCGACCGCCTGGCGACGTCCGGCGACCCCGAGGCCGTCCGCTTCCCCCGGGCCATGCTCGACCGTGACTACGACTTCAGCTTCAGCGGTCTGAAGACGGCGGTCGTCAACCACGTGCGCACCCACCCCGACGACGCCGTCGAGGACGTCGCCGCCAGCTTCCAGGAGGCCGTGGTCGACGTGCTGGTGACCAAGGCCATGCGGGCGGCCCGCGATGTCGGCGCCAAGGGCATCTGCCTCGGCGGGGGCGTGGCCGCCAACCGGCAGCTCCGCCAGCGCCTGGTGGCGGCCTGCGCGGCCGACGGGCTGCGGCCTTTCGTCCCGAGCCTGGCCATGTGCACCGACAACGCCGCGATGATCGCCGCCGCGGGCTGGTGGCGCCTGCAGTCCGACGGCCCGTCACCGCTCGACACCGGGGCGACACCGAACCTTCGCCTGGTCTGA
- the rimI gene encoding ribosomal protein S18-alanine N-acetyltransferase — protein sequence MRPEPHDEPQSQHPTVVIATMRRRHLRGVLQIEQQVYPRPWTFGLFLSELGQRSTRLYLVARVGHRVVGYLGMLRSIDDGHITTIAVDPAWQRRGIASRLLAVSARAAATRGCRNLTLEVRVSNLGAQALYRRFGFVPAGMRKGYYPENGEDAMVMWATDVDEPAYARRLGDIEADIGGLTVIEGDWI from the coding sequence ATGCGACCTGAGCCACACGACGAACCCCAGAGCCAGCACCCGACGGTGGTCATCGCCACCATGCGCCGCCGCCACCTGCGCGGCGTCCTGCAGATCGAGCAGCAGGTCTACCCCCGGCCGTGGACGTTCGGGCTGTTCCTCAGCGAGCTCGGCCAGCGCTCCACCCGGCTGTACCTGGTCGCTCGGGTCGGGCACCGGGTGGTCGGCTACCTGGGCATGCTGCGCAGCATCGACGACGGGCACATCACGACCATCGCCGTCGATCCGGCGTGGCAGCGTCGGGGCATCGCCAGCCGCCTTCTCGCCGTGTCGGCCCGGGCCGCGGCCACCCGGGGATGCCGCAACCTGACGCTGGAGGTGCGGGTCAGCAACCTCGGCGCCCAGGCGCTGTACCGGCGCTTCGGCTTCGTGCCGGCGGGGATGCGCAAGGGCTACTACCCGGAGAACGGCGAGGACGCCATGGTCATGTGGGCCACCGACGTCGACGAGCCTGCCTACGCCCGCCGCCTTGGCGACATCGAGGCCGACATCGGCGGCCTCACGGTGATCGAGGGCGACTGGATCTGA
- the tsaB gene encoding tRNA (adenosine(37)-N6)-threonylcarbamoyltransferase complex dimerization subunit type 1 TsaB, whose amino-acid sequence MLILGISTSTQQVGCAIGGHEGVLASVQSARGKRHAETLVPAIDVLRRQAQVDLSELGCVAVDLGPGLFTGLRVGIATAKALAHALRVPMIGVPSLDLVAFPVRWTPRLIVAAIDARRGELFVATYRQVPGGIQRIGDYRVSSPKDLATDLLANRDDVLLVGDGAMRYADEFEDLASVELADQGLAYPSPASLVQLAHAQALREQFVNSWDLEPLYLRAPDAAINWSTRDGVVKADPEGAAGLLDGTLGEAADTTGDE is encoded by the coding sequence ATGCTGATCCTCGGCATCAGCACCTCCACGCAGCAGGTGGGGTGCGCCATCGGCGGCCACGAGGGGGTGCTCGCGTCGGTGCAGTCGGCGCGGGGCAAGCGTCACGCCGAGACGCTGGTGCCCGCGATCGACGTGCTGCGGCGCCAGGCGCAGGTCGACCTGTCCGAGCTCGGGTGCGTGGCGGTCGACCTCGGCCCCGGGCTGTTCACCGGCCTGCGGGTGGGGATCGCCACGGCGAAGGCGCTGGCGCACGCGCTGCGGGTGCCCATGATCGGGGTGCCCAGCCTCGACCTGGTGGCGTTCCCGGTGCGGTGGACGCCGCGGCTGATCGTGGCGGCGATCGACGCCCGGCGCGGCGAGCTGTTCGTCGCCACCTACCGGCAGGTGCCCGGTGGCATCCAGCGGATCGGCGACTACCGGGTGAGCTCGCCGAAGGACCTCGCCACCGACCTGCTGGCGAACCGGGACGACGTGCTGCTGGTGGGCGACGGGGCGATGCGCTACGCCGACGAGTTCGAGGACCTCGCCAGCGTGGAGCTGGCCGACCAGGGCCTCGCCTACCCGTCGCCGGCGTCGCTGGTGCAGCTGGCGCACGCCCAGGCGTTGCGGGAGCAGTTCGTGAACTCGTGGGACCTGGAGCCGCTGTACCTCCGGGCTCCGGACGCGGCGATCAACTGGTCGACCCGCGACGGCGTGGTGAAAGCCGACCCGGAGGGGGCAGCGGGCCTCCTGGATGGCACGCTGGGCGAAGCGGCGGATACGACTGGAGACGAATGA